A window of Candidatus Thermoplasmatota archaeon contains these coding sequences:
- the cobO gene encoding cob(I)yrinic acid a,c-diamide adenosyltransferase, which yields MALNKGLVHVYTGPGKGKTTAAIGLGVRAAGAGLKVIMIQFMKGRRYSEIDVIEKIPNFTVIQYGRDEFVSKEKPEQIDIDLAKKGFEYAKKVIKEGKYDMVILDEINVAVDYNLINVKDILKLVDEKPEKIELVLTGRYAPSELVKVADLVTEMLEIKHPYQEGMLARKGIDH from the coding sequence ATGGCATTGAATAAAGGTTTGGTTCACGTATACACTGGACCCGGAAAAGGCAAAACAACAGCCGCAATAGGACTAGGTGTTCGCGCAGCAGGGGCAGGCCTTAAAGTTATCATGATCCAGTTTATGAAAGGTAGACGATACAGTGAAATAGATGTTATCGAGAAAATACCTAATTTTACTGTAATCCAGTATGGTAGAGACGAGTTTGTGTCAAAAGAAAAACCTGAGCAAATCGATATTGATCTCGCAAAAAAAGGTTTCGAGTATGCTAAAAAGGTAATAAAAGAAGGTAAATATGACATGGTTATTCTAGATGAGATTAACGTCGCAGTTGACTACAATCTGATAAATGTTAAGGATATTTTGAAACTTGTTGATGAAAAACCAGAAAAAATAGAACTAGTATTAACAGGTAGATATGCTCCGTCAGAGCTTGTAAAAGTTGCTGATTTGGTAACTGAGATGTTAGAGATTAAACATCCTTATCAAGAAGGCATGCTTGCTCGTAAGGGTATTGATCATTAG
- a CDS encoding methylmalonyl-CoA mutase family protein, protein MSEKRKKVDYCDQIGTNITERKTKFETLSGIEVKRVYTPKDISHIDYDRDIGVPGEFPFLRGIHSTMYRGRLWTMRQFAGFGSAEETNRRYKYLLEHGETGLSVAFDYPTLYGYDTDHPLARGEFGKCGVAVSSLKDMEILFSGIPIDRITTSMTINGPAAIVWGFYIANAEKQGIDRRVIGGTIQNDILKEYIAQKSYIFPPEPSMRLIVDTFEFGSREVPRWNTISISGYHIREAGSTAVQELAFTLGDGLEYVRWAMKRGLKIDDFAPRLSFFFNAHNDFFEEIAKYRAARRIWAKELKKLGAKKPRSLLMRFHTQTAGCSLTAQQPEINIVRVTLQALSAVLGGTQSLHTNSMDEALALPSEKAVRIALRTQQIIAEESGVTSTVDPLGGSYYVEWLTDKMEEETYKYFDRVERCGGVIPAIEKGFFQREIAESAYRYQKEIDENKRFIVGVNKYKMDEPIDIPILRMDEKGEERQINRLKKLRRDRNKAKFERSISRLRKAAEGDENLMPYILDCVHSYATLGETCGVLREVFGEYKEPVIY, encoded by the coding sequence ATGAGTGAAAAAAGAAAAAAAGTTGATTATTGCGACCAAATAGGTACCAATATTACTGAGAGAAAAACCAAGTTTGAGACGTTATCTGGTATTGAAGTAAAAAGAGTTTATACACCAAAGGATATTTCCCATATTGATTATGATAGAGATATAGGTGTTCCAGGGGAGTTTCCGTTTTTACGTGGCATTCATTCTACTATGTATCGCGGTCGCCTCTGGACTATGCGTCAGTTCGCTGGTTTTGGTAGTGCTGAGGAGACTAATCGGCGTTATAAGTATCTGCTTGAACATGGTGAGACCGGTCTTAGTGTTGCTTTTGATTATCCTACTCTTTATGGTTATGATACTGATCATCCGTTGGCTCGTGGTGAGTTTGGTAAATGTGGTGTTGCTGTTAGTAGTTTGAAGGACATGGAGATTCTTTTTAGTGGTATACCTATTGATAGGATTACTACTAGTATGACTATTAATGGTCCTGCTGCTATTGTTTGGGGTTTTTATATTGCTAATGCTGAGAAGCAGGGTATTGATCGTCGTGTTATTGGTGGTACTATACAGAATGATATTCTTAAGGAGTATATTGCTCAGAAAAGCTATATTTTTCCTCCTGAGCCTAGTATGCGTTTAATTGTTGATACTTTTGAGTTTGGTTCAAGGGAGGTCCCTCGTTGGAATACTATTAGTATTAGTGGTTATCATATTCGTGAGGCAGGGAGTACTGCTGTTCAGGAGCTTGCTTTTACTCTTGGTGATGGTCTTGAGTATGTTAGGTGGGCTATGAAGCGTGGTTTGAAGATTGATGATTTTGCTCCTCGTCTTAGTTTCTTTTTTAATGCTCATAATGATTTTTTTGAGGAGATTGCTAAGTATCGTGCTGCTCGTCGTATCTGGGCTAAGGAGCTTAAGAAGCTTGGTGCTAAAAAACCTCGTTCTTTGCTTATGCGTTTTCATACTCAGACCGCTGGTTGTAGTCTTACTGCTCAGCAGCCTGAGATTAATATTGTTCGTGTGACGTTGCAGGCGTTGTCTGCTGTTCTTGGTGGTACGCAGAGTTTGCATACGAATTCTATGGATGAAGCGCTTGCTTTGCCCTCTGAGAAAGCTGTTCGTATTGCTCTTAGGACACAGCAGATTATCGCTGAGGAGAGTGGTGTTACTAGCACGGTTGATCCGCTTGGTGGTTCGTATTATGTTGAGTGGCTTACTGACAAGATGGAGGAGGAGACGTACAAGTATTTTGATCGTGTTGAGAGGTGTGGTGGTGTGATTCCTGCTATTGAAAAAGGTTTTTTCCAGCGTGAGATTGCTGAGTCTGCATACCGTTATCAGAAGGAGATTGATGAGAACAAGCGTTTTATTGTTGGTGTTAACAAGTATAAGATGGATGAGCCTATTGATATCCCTATTTTGAGGATGGATGAAAAAGGTGAGGAGCGGCAGATTAATCGTTTGAAGAAACTACGGAGGGATAGGAATAAGGCTAAGTTTGAGCGTAGCATAAGTAGGCTTAGAAAGGCTGCTGAGGGTGATGAAAACCTTATGCCTTATATCCTTGATTGTGTTCATAGCTATGCAACTCTGGGTGAGACCTGTGGTGTACTCCGTGAGGTTTTTGGTGAGTACAAGGAGCCTGTGATTTATTGA
- a CDS encoding cobalamin B12-binding domain-containing protein, with protein MEKKIRVLIAKPGLDGHDRGAKIVARALRDAGMEVIYTGLHQTAEMIVETAVQEDVDVVGLSLLSGAHMTLFRDVTRLLKEKGMGDVLVVCGGIIPEEDVPVLKKAGIAGCFGPGTSCEEIVEFIKKNVKR; from the coding sequence ATGGAAAAAAAGATACGTGTGTTGATTGCGAAACCTGGTCTTGATGGTCATGATCGTGGTGCAAAGATTGTTGCTCGTGCACTTCGTGATGCTGGTATGGAAGTGATTTATACTGGTTTGCATCAGACTGCTGAGATGATTGTTGAGACCGCTGTTCAGGAGGATGTTGATGTTGTTGGTCTTAGTCTTTTATCTGGTGCTCATATGACATTGTTCAGGGATGTTACCAGGCTTTTGAAAGAGAAAGGCATGGGTGATGTTCTTGTTGTCTGTGGTGGCATAATACCTGAGGAGGATGTGCCTGTTCTTAAGAAAGCTGGTATAGCTGGTTGTTTTGGTCCTGGTACGTCTTGTGAGGAGATTGTTGAGTTTATTAAAAAGAATGTGAAACGATGA